CCAAATGAAGCTCACCCATACCGGAAATTAAAACCTGATTAGTTTCTTCATCGGTCTCGACTCTAAAAGTCGGATCTTCTTCGGCTAAACGTTGCAGGGCAACACCCATTTTTTCTTGATCCGCTTTAGTTTTCGGTTCAACGGCAATTTTGATAACTGGTTCCGGAAAGGAGATATTCTCTAAACGAAGCTGACGGGATTCGGCACAAAGAGTATTACCAGTGGTAGTATTTTTTAGACCGATAACGGCCGCAATATCACCGGCGTAAATCTCTTTAATTTCTTCACGGTGGTTAGCATACATGCGCACAACACGACCGACTCTTTCTTTATTGCCGGTGCTAGTATTAACCACATAAGAACCAGCTTGTAAGACACCACTATAAACACGCACGAAACATAATTTGCCAACAAAAGGATCGGTAGCAATCTTAAAAGCTAGAGCCGCAAAAGGCTCGCTGTCATCGGCACTAATTTTATAAGTCTTTTCCTCATTATCAACGTCAGCGCCAACAATCTCTGGAACTTCTAACGGTGAAGGCAAGTACTCATTAACGGCATCTAAAGCTAATTGAACACCAATATTTTGGAGAGCAGTACCGCATAAAACCGGATAAAGCTCGTTAGCAATAACCCCTTTTCTAATTGTCGCTTTCAGCTCAGCTAAACTAATATCTTCACCAGCTAAATATTTTTCCATCGCGGTCTCATCGCACTCCACCGCTTTCTCTACTAATTCATTATAATATTTATCAACCTTGTCAGTCATATCTTCCGGAATCGGAATTTCAGTTAAAATTTCACCATTTTGACCTTCAAATTTGTAAGCCTTCTTTTCTAATAAATCGATAACGCCCACTAAATCACTTTCAGCCCCAATCGGCAATTGAATGGCGACAGCCTTAGGATTAAGGCGATCGCGGATAGATTGTAAGCTGGCATAAAAATCAGCACCAGTCTTATCCATTTTATTAACAAAGCAAAGACGAGGAACATGATATTTATCAGCTTGACGCCAAACAGTTTCTGATTGTGGCTCAACCCCAGCTTGACCATCAAAGAGGGCAATAGCACCATCTAAAACGCGTAAAGAACGTTCCACCTCTACAGTAAAATCCACATGTCCAGGAGTATCAATAACGTTAACCTTATTCCCTTTCCAAAAACAGGTCGTGGCGGCGGAGGTAATAGTAATTCCGCGCTCCTTCTCTTGATCCATCCAGTCCATTTCGGCGGAACCATCATGAGTTTCACCAATTTTATGCTTTTTACCAGTATAGAACAAAACCCGCTCGGTAAAAGTGGTTTTGCCGGCATCGATATGAGCCATGATGCCAATGTTTCTAATTTTATCTAAAGTATAATCACGAGCCATAGAGTTAGTAAATTTTAAAGCTTAACGAGAAAAATGAGCAAAAGCCTTGTTGGCTTCGGCCATCTTGTGAACCGCCTCACGCTTACGCACGGCTGCACCTTCACCATTGGCAGCGTCAATAATTTCAGCAGCTAATTTTTCCGCCATGGAACGACCACGACGATCTTGAGCGGCTTTAATCAGCCAATTGCAACCCAAGTAATAGCGGCGTTCACCACGAACCTGAAAAGGCACTTGATAGTTAGCACCACCCACGCGCTTACCGCGCACCTCCACTAAAGGAGAGACCTTTTTAATGGCCTTATTAAAAACATGGCGCGGGTCTTGCTTGGTTTTATCTTTAATTGTTTCA
This window of the Candidatus Parcubacteria bacterium genome carries:
- the fusA gene encoding elongation factor G (Derived by automated computational analysis using gene prediction method: Protein Homology. GO_function: GO:0003746 - translation elongation factor activity [Evidence IEA]; GO_process: GO:0006414 - translational elongation [Evidence IEA]) encodes the protein MARDYTLDKIRNIGIMAHIDAGKTTFTERVLFYTGKKHKIGETHDGSAEMDWMDQEKERGITITSAATTCFWKGNKVNVIDTPGHVDFTVEVERSLRVLDGAIALFDGQAGVEPQSETVWRQADKYHVPRLCFVNKMDKTGADFYASLQSIRDRLNPKAVAIQLPIGAESDLVGVIDLLEKKAYKFEGQNGEILTEIPIPEDMTDKVDKYYNELVEKAVECDETAMEKYLAGEDISLAELKATIRKGVIANELYPVLCGTALQNIGVQLALDAVNEYLPSPLEVPEIVGADVDNEEKTYKISADDSEPFAALAFKIATDPFVGKLCFVRVYSGVLQAGSYVVNTSTGNKERVGRVVRMYANHREEIKEIYAGDIAAVIGLKNTTTGNTLCAESRQLRLENISFPEPVIKIAVEPKTKADQEKMGVALQRLAEEDPTFRVETDEETNQVLISGMGELHLDIIVDRMRREFGVEANIGNPQVSYRETITKEAVAEYKYAKQSGGRGQYGHCTLRVSPQDDPEKGFEFIDEVKGGVIPKEYIPGIEKGVKEALNAGGVAGYPMVNVKVAVTDGSYHEVDSSEIAFKMAAIFAFREACEKAGAILLEPIMKVEVTTPEEYMGGAIGDLNAKRGQIGEMIDRPNNIKAVRAKVPLAEMFGYSTTLRSMSQGRASYVMEFSNYAEVPRNILEQIKVKNSR
- the rpsG gene encoding 30S ribosomal protein S7 (Derived by automated computational analysis using gene prediction method: Protein Homology. GO_component: GO:0000314 - organellar small ribosomal subunit [Evidence IEA]; GO_component: GO:0022627 - cytosolic small ribosomal subunit [Evidence IEA]; GO_function: GO:0003735 - structural constituent of ribosome [Evidence IEA]; GO_process: GO:0006412 - translation [Evidence IEA]) gives rise to the protein MRGKPAPKRDIAGDVKYNDVTIAKFINYVMEDGKKSRAEKIVYFAFETIKDKTKQDPRHVFNKAIKKVSPLVEVRGKRVGGANYQVPFQVRGERRYYLGCNWLIKAAQDRRGRSMAEKLAAEIIDAANGEGAAVRKREAVHKMAEANKAFAHFSR